One segment of Panicum virgatum strain AP13 chromosome 1K, P.virgatum_v5, whole genome shotgun sequence DNA contains the following:
- the LOC120710939 gene encoding protein FAR1-RELATED SEQUENCE 5-like: MAKVMKSTMKETRHRWCRWHVLKNAKDRLGKVYSKHKRFKHEFNKLVTDETDITKFERTWDTLVKKYRLSKNKFLKRLFKYREKWAKPYFMGIFCAGMTSTQRSESANHMLKRFIQRATPMHLFVAKFNEFQSDRNDQESKESFVTNQVPRKLRVGVPIENHADTIYTRAMYEKFYDELFESGRFAIT; encoded by the exons ATGGCTAAGGTGATGAAATCAACAATGAAAGAGACAAGACATAGATGGTGCCGGTGGCATGTTCTGAAAAATGCTAAGGACAGGCTAGGAAAGGTGTACTCAAAGCACAAAAGGTTCAAGCATGAATTCAACAAATTGGTAACTGATGAGACAGATATAACCAAGTTTGAAAGGACATGGGATACTCTGGTGAAAAAATACAGGCTGTCAAAGAACAAGTTCTTAAAGCGGCTATTCAAGTACCGAGAAAAATGGGCAAAACCATACTTCATGGGTATCTTTTGTGCAGGAATGACAAGCACACAGAGGAGTGAGAGCGCCAACCATATGTTGAAAAGATTCATCCAGCGAGCCACGCCAATGCACCTATTCGTTGCCAAGTTCAATGAATTTCAAAGTGATCGAAATGACCAGGAATCAAAGGAGTCATTTGTCACAAACCAG GTACCACGCAAACTGAGAGTCGGCGTCCCAATAGAAAACCATGCTGACACAATTTATACAAGGGCAATGTATGAGAAATTCTACGATGAGCTCTTCGAATCAGGGAGATTTGCCATAACCTAA